In a single window of the Aquarana catesbeiana isolate 2022-GZ linkage group LG13, ASM4218655v1, whole genome shotgun sequence genome:
- the LOC141116561 gene encoding olfactory receptor-like protein OLF3, with translation MEYMNQSFPHHFILIGLSTDPHIQPLLFITFLLMYIFTVLGNVLIIIMVRISTQLQTPMYFFLSNLSLIDLCFSTTIVPKLLINTLSEDKSISFLGCAAQMYFHLALGGTECIILSIMAYDRYIAICNPLCYHATMNMRLCVILSAVTWIFNFLNSIFYAVITFQLPYCRSNQVNHYFCEMPPLFRLSCKDTLWNEIAVYISAAIVGFCAFVLTLLSYVQIISTIFKMHSTNGRKKAFSTCTSHLCVVSLYYGTIVFMYLRPRGSYSVERDRIVSILYTAVTPMFNPIIYSIRNNEVKGTLKKILFRRTQLQSDVQ, from the coding sequence ATGGAGTACATGAACCAATCATTTCCGCATCACTTTATCCTCATTGGTCTATCCACCGATCCACACATTCAGCCACTGTTGTTTATTACGTTCCTATTGATGTACATATTTACAGTCCTGGGAAATGTTTTGATCATTATAATGGTAAGGATTAGCACCCAGCTGCAGACTCCTATGTACTTCTTTCTCAGTAACCTCTCCTTAATTGACCTGTGCTTCTCCACTACTATTGTTCCCAAGCTACTGATAAACACTTTGTCTGAAGATAAGAGTATTTCTTTCTTGGGTTGTGCAGCCCAGATGTATTTCCACCTGGCTCTGGGTGGAACAGAATGCATAATATTATCAATCATGGCCTATGATCGATATATAGCCATCTGCAACCCTTTATGCTACCACGCCACCATGAATATGAGGCTCTGTGTAATATTGTCAGCTGTAACATGGATTTTTAACTTCCTAAACTCTATATTCTATGCAGTCATCACCTTCCAACTTCCCTATTGTAGGTCCAACCAGGTCAATCACTACTTCTGTGAGATGCCTCCACTCTTCCGACTTTCTTGTAAGGACACTTTGTGGAATGAAATAGCTGTGTACATCTCGGCGGCGATTGTAGGCTTTTGTGCATTTGTGTTGACTCTACTGTCCTATGTGCAAATTATTTCTACCATCTTTAAGATGCACTCCACCAATGGGCGTAAGAAGGCCTTTTCTACATGTACCTCCCATCTTTGTGTTGTTTCACTATACTATGGTACAATTGTCTTTATGTATTTAAGGCCTCGAGGCAGTTATTCTGTGGAACGAGACAGAATAGTGTCTATTCTCTACACAGCGGTGACACCTATGTTTAATCCCATCATTTACAGTATAAGGAACAATGAAGTGAAAGGAACTTTAAAGAAGATACTGTTCAGAAGGACTCAACTGCAATCTGATGTCCAATAA